TGCCGTACGCGTCACAGTCGGGGTGGCGCTGTCGGTGGGCGTCGCGCTTGGCGTACGCGAGTTGGTGGCGGTCTGCGTCACCGACGCAGTTCTGGTGCTGCTGGCGGTGCGCGAGGCGCTGCCGGTGGCGGTGGCTGTGCCGGTAGCGGTCGCCGTGCGGGTGAAGGTAGGGATCGGCGTCACCGTCGCGGTGTGAGTCGACAGCGGCGTCAGCGTGGAACTCGGCGTCCTGGTCGCCGTACGGGTCGGGGTTGATGTTCCGGTATTCGTCGGCGTGCGCGTTCTCGCCACCGTGGCTGTGACCGTCGGTGTCTTGGTCACGGTCGGCGTACGCGTCGCGGTGCCGGTTCGCGAGGGCGTCGCGGTGTTGGTCGGCGTATCCGTCGGGGGTAGCGTACCGGTCACCGTCTCCGTCGGGGTCAACGACTCGGTCGGCGACGCCGTACGAGTGGCGGTACGGCTCGGAGTATGAGTCGGGCTATCGGTGCGCGTTCGGGTGGGGCTCAGGGTTCGCGTATTGGATGGGGTTGATGACGGTACCGGCAGGGTCAGCGAACCGGTTGGCGACGGCGTCGCGGTCGGCGGCGGGGCAGAAAGCAGCAGCAACAGCTCGGTCACGTCAGCCGAATTGACCAGGCCGTCGGCGTTGACGTCAGCCCCGGAGCATTGGCCGGGTTGAAACAAGAAGACTTCGAGCGCCTGCACGTCGGCGGCGTCGACCACGCCATCGCAATTAGCGTCGCCAGGCAAGCCAACCTGTGCCCGCATCTCGCCGCTCCGCACCAACAGCGATAACGCGGCGCTCCACACCAACAAGTGGCGCCACAGGCGATGGCGCACGCTCGCTGAGCCCTGCTGGAACTTCCTCGTGAGGTGGGCACTCACTTGTCTGACAACACGAAGGCGGTGATGAGGTCGCTCGGTGGCAGATCAGAGCCGGTGGAGAAGGCGTGCAACTGGGCAAAGGCGAATACCAGCTTGCCCGGGCCGTTCTCGGTGGTCCAGCGGGAGCAAGAGAAGTTCTGGCCCCGGACATCGTAGGTACGCGGCGGCTCGCCCACCACCCCGTCGGCGTTGGCTACCTGCACCCGCACCGGTCCGGAGGAAAACGGCACCGCCGTCGCCATGTCGGGGCGGCCGTCACCGCACGCTTCCATGCAAATATCGCCCTCGCCGCAGTCGGCATCGGCGCTGCACTCCTGATTTTCGTTGTTGCGGCAGGCTCCAGGCTTCACGAACGAAAGCTCGAACTGCAGGCCCCCCTCCTCGGTTTCCGGGTCGGGTGCCAGTGCCACGGCCCCGCGGCCGCTATCGCCGCGCATGCCGACTCCGGCCGACACCGGTCCGTTACAGACGTTTGGGTGCGGATCATCCGCGCCCTCGACCGTGCCGCAACCGATCGGCCCGCACATGGCCTGACACTGCTCGGCGGTGAAATCGTTCTCGCCGACGACGCCGGCGACGTGATCCACCGCAACCGAGAAGCTGAAATCCTGCTGGCCCTTGCATGCGATCGCCCCCGCATTCAGCGCCGGCACTAGCGGCTTGAGGCACACGATCATGGGTGAGAGCGGGCGGAGGTCGGCAAAAATGTATTCCGAGCTCGCTGCGACGTCGATGGCCGCCACACCGTTTTCATCCGGCGTGCCGGCGTCCAGCTCCAGCCAGCCCTGAAAGCGCCCGGCGTTGATCGGCAGATCACCCAACACCGCGACCAGCGGGCTGGTGCTGGGGTTGATACTGAAGCGGCGGCGCCCGAGTGGGCGCGGCGGCGGCGTGCACACCAGCGATAAGCGATCGAAGTCCCTCCCGCCCTCGCCACGGGTGGCGGCGTGCAGGCGCTTGCGGCCGGCACGGGGTTGCTCGGCGCTGCCGGCAAGCGCCACGGTAACAGCTTGGCTCGCGCTGCACGTACTGGCGCTCGTGGGCAAACCCAACGCCGCCACCTTGGACTCGAGGCCCGCCAACTCGGCATCATGGCCCGCGCCGCGAATTTTGAAGCTGCTCACACCCTTCGCCGTGCAAGCCGGCAGCCGGGGATCGTCTTGATTGAGGCAAACGATGACGTCGAAGACGCAGGCGCCGTTGGCCGTGCCGTCCTGGTCACAGCTGGTATCACCATCCTGGCAGCTGACCACGCGATGCACCGCCGGCAGTCCATCGAACTCGGCCAGGCAATCGACACTCCCGCTGCCGCCGCCCGGCACCGGGCAATCATCGGGGCACTGCGCCACCGCCGGCAACCCAGCGGCAGCCAGCAGCCACCACATCAGCACTGCATTTGTCACCGCATTCATCAGTCGGAAATGCCCGGCCGTTCGCATACACACTCCTAAACCGTCCGACTTTCGAACGGCGTCGAACTGTAAACTCTTTCTTTTGGAGGGTCAACGAGCGCCGGCCGCCGGCGCTCACCACCGCATCCGGCCGCGCAGGGTCCGTGCCTGGGCCCGGCTCAGCTCCACTTCCGAACCGGCCTGGTCGTGCATGACGAGTTTGAAGCGCCCGCCGAACCACGGCACGATGGCTTTGACGCGCGGCAGATTGACCAGGCGCGACTTGTGCGCGCGAAAGAAGCTCTCGGGATCGAGCCGTTCCTCCAACTGCCTCAAGGTGAAGTTGGTCATGTACCGATTGCCGTCGGTGTGGGCGTAAACGAGCCGGTATTGCACCTCGAACCAGAGGATGTCGTCGACGCTGAGCAGAATTATCTGTTTACCCTTGTGCACCGGCAGCTGGCGCGCGTAACGTTGCTCGCGCCGGGCCAGCAGCTCCGTCAGCTCTCGCCACGGCGGCGCGGGCGGACGGTGCGTGAGCCGCTCGCGCACCCGCTGGACCGCCTGCTCCAAACGCGCCCGCGTAATCGGCTTGAGCAAGTAATCGACGGCATGCACCTCGAAAGCCCGGATGGCGTACTCATCATAGGCGGTGGCGAACACCACCTGCGGGTGCTTGGAAATGCTCTGCAGGACCGCGAAGCCGTCGAGCCCGGGCATTTGCACGTCGAGCACCACCAACTCCGGATCATTCTCTTCGATCAGGTTGACGGCTTCGAGGCCGTTCTTCGCCTGCGCCACCACCTCGACATCGGCGATCGCGCGCAGGAAGGAGGTCAGCCGCTCGCGCGCGAGCTTCTCGTCGTCGACTACAACGGTACGAATCATAGCGGTCAGTTGGCGGCGGCGGGCACCGGAATGCGCACCGTCACGGTGGTCCCCTGCCCCGCCAGGCTTTCAACCGTCGGCCCGCAGGCGGGGCCGTAAAGCCGCAGCAAGCGGTCGCGGACGTTCTTCAAGCCCACCCCCGCGCTGAACATCACCGCTCCGTTCTGCACTCCCGCCCCGGTATCGGCCACAGTCAGGCGCAGATCACCGTCCTCGACGGCAGCCTCGATGCGCACGCGGCCGCCGCCGATCTTGCGCGAGATCCCGTGTTTGACCGCGTTCTCCACCAGCGGTTGCAGAATCAGATCCGGCAACAGCACCCGGCGAGCACGGTCGTCGATTTGTTCCTCGACCGTCAGGTCGTCGCCAAAGCGCGCCCGCTCGATCTCGAGGTAGGCCTCGGCAATCTCCAGCTCTTCTTGCAACGGCACGAACTCCGAGTGGCGGCGGCGCAACATGTAGCGAAAGATCTCCGCCAGTCGCTCGACGCAGGCTTCCGCTTTGGTGGGGTTGGTCGAGATCAGCTGGGCAATCGAGTTCAAGCTGTTGAAGAAGAAGTGGGGATTGAGCTGGGCCCGCAACGCCGCCAGCTGCGCCGCCGCCGCCAGATCGCGCAATTCGCGCTCGCGCCCGTGCAGCATCAAGATCCGCCACCAGTGCTGATTGAAGCCGACCACGCACAGCAGCACCGTCGGAATGATCGGAATCAGCATGTACACCAGCGGCGCCAGCTGCAGCGATTGGCGCGTAATCGTCACGGTGATGTCGTCTCCTTGATAGGGATGGAAGATCGACAAGCCGCCCGCCAGCGCCGCGTATCCTTCCGTCACCAGCACGGAAACCCCGCTGAACGCCACCGTGCTGCTGGCCACCTGCGCCGCCAAGCGCCAGCCGCGCGACAGAGACGAGAACCGCGGCAGCACCCAGTTCCACAGCACCAGCGTCATCGTCGAGAACACCATGGTGGCGCCGGTGAACGATACCAGCGGGCCGGGAGAGCGAAACAGATAGACGTGAATGAGCGCGAGGTGGAGCCCGAACGCCAGCCCGGTGGCGTACACGAATACCAACTGCTGCCGGAAGGAATTTTCGCTGCTCAGCGCGGCCAGCTCGCCGCGCCATTGCTCGCGGCGCGGCTCGCTCACTGCCGCTTGGCGCTGTGTGTTCATCGACCCGCTCCCTCCACCCGCCGCTCATCAGGGCGCAGTCTGCGCCGGCGAACACCTCGGCGGCCGCAAGAAAGCCGGCAGCAGCAGGCCGCTGCCACGGGCTGGGGTTGCTTGATCGTGCACACGCTCTCGACCGAATCCGCACTCAGGAAATTGACAAGCGCCGCCGCGCCACATACTACTGATGGCCATCGCATTTGCAAAGGAGATTCGCAATGAAGCATTGTGGCTTCCTCGCTTTGGCGGTTGGCGTATTCGGGCTGTTGGCAACCGTGGCCAGCCATTCGGCTCAGGCGCAAGAGGCAGTTACGGTACAAGGCGAAGTGCTGGACCTGGCCTGCTACTTGGCCAAGGACAAGAAAGGCGCCGAGCACAAGAGCTGCGCCGCCATGTGCGCCAAGGCGGGGCTGCCGATCGGCGTGCTGACCGACGGCGGCGACCTGTACTTGCTCATCGACGACCACGACAACAACGAGCCCTATGACGCAGCCAAGAAGCTGGCGGGTAGCCGAGCGGAAATCCAAGGCAAGAAGTTCGTTAAGCACGGCATGGCCAGCATCCTGGTTACCGGCGCCAAGGCGCTCTAGCAATCACGTCGTCTTGTCCTTCCACGTCGCCCTCCCCCAGCTGGCGCTGGCAGCGCTGGGGCTTGCCTCGAGCTTGGTCGTGCCGGGTTGCGCGGGTGATGGGCCTGCGCCGGCTAACTCCGCGACGGGCTTGGCCGCGATTCAGCGTGAGATCTTCAACCCCAGCTGCGTTGCCGGCGGTTGCCATAACGGGGTGGCGCGCGCCGGCAACTTGGTGCTGACAGATGGTGACGCCTATCAGCAGTTGCTGGCAGCGCCAACAGTCAATGCCGCCGCGCAAGCTGCCGGGCTAGCGCGGGTGCAGCCGTTCCAACCCGAAGCCAGCTTCCTGCTGATCAAGCTGACCAACCCGAGACCGGGCGAAGGAAGCCGCATGCCGCTCAGTGCCGCGCCGCTGGCCGAAGACAAGATTGAAATGGTCCGCCAGTGGATCGCGGCGGGCGCGCCCGAAGGCGCTACGCCGGCGCCAACGGCGTCGCCGGCAGCAACACTGCCGTCGCCGACCGTCACGCCGGCACCCACGACCATTGAAACCAGCCCGCCGACGCCGACCGCCACGCCCGTGTGGAATGCCGACGCAACCTTGGCCAACCTGCAAACCCGGATCTTCACCCCCGACTGCGCCCGCGCGTTCTGCCACACGGCCATCGACCAGGCCGGCGAGCTGGTACTCGAAGAAGGGCACTCCTTCGAGCAGCTGGTCGGAATCGGCGCATCCAATTTCGCCGCGAAGCAAGCCGGCCTCGTACGCGTGCAACCCGGCGACCCGGAACACAGCTTCCTACTCATAAAGGTTGCGGGGCCGGATCCCAGCCAAGGATCAGGCATGCCGCTGGGCGGAGATGCTCTCGCGGCCGATAAGATCGAGCTCATGCACGCCTGGATCAGGCAGGGCGCGCAGCCTTGAGCGTGCTCCGAGTTGGGCGATCAGAAGAAGAGGTGCAGCTCAGCGAGGAGCTGGTCCTGGTTGTGGCTGGGCTGGGCCCGAACTCCGTTGCTGACGCGGTAGAACAGGCGCGGTTGCAGGAAGCGATTTAGGAACGGCTCCAACCCCAAGCTGACCCGATTCTCGCTGTCGTCCGCCCGCCGCGAGATATCGCCGTCGTCGTCGGCGTAGTCGAGTGCGGCTTTGAGATTGAGCCAGCCAGCCAGCAACCAGTTCAACTCGCCATAGGCGACGAAGGTTCCCTGGTGTCCGCCGGATGAAGCCGTTCTGGTATCGAGGAAGTCGGCCTCGGCCAGTCCGGTGAGCGGTCCGAGGCTGGTGCCGCCGAAGCAGCCGACAGCTAGGGTCTCCGAACCGCCGCCCATACGCGCCGCCGACACCCCGAGCAGGAGGTTGCGCACCACCGGCAGCTCGGT
The DNA window shown above is from Deltaproteobacteria bacterium and carries:
- a CDS encoding response regulator transcription factor, which encodes MIRTVVVDDEKLARERLTSFLRAIADVEVVAQAKNGLEAVNLIEENDPELVVLDVQMPGLDGFAVLQSISKHPQVVFATAYDEYAIRAFEVHAVDYLLKPITRARLEQAVQRVRERLTHRPPAPPWRELTELLARREQRYARQLPVHKGKQIILLSVDDILWFEVQYRLVYAHTDGNRYMTNFTLRQLEERLDPESFFRAHKSRLVNLPRVKAIVPWFGGRFKLVMHDQAGSEVELSRAQARTLRGRMRW
- a CDS encoding histidine kinase → MNTQRQAAVSEPRREQWRGELAALSSENSFRQQLVFVYATGLAFGLHLALIHVYLFRSPGPLVSFTGATMVFSTMTLVLWNWVLPRFSSLSRGWRLAAQVASSTVAFSGVSVLVTEGYAALAGGLSIFHPYQGDDITVTITRQSLQLAPLVYMLIPIIPTVLLCVVGFNQHWWRILMLHGRERELRDLAAAAQLAALRAQLNPHFFFNSLNSIAQLISTNPTKAEACVERLAEIFRYMLRRRHSEFVPLQEELEIAEAYLEIERARFGDDLTVEEQIDDRARRVLLPDLILQPLVENAVKHGISRKIGGGRVRIEAAVEDGDLRLTVADTGAGVQNGAVMFSAGVGLKNVRDRLLRLYGPACGPTVESLAGQGTTVTVRIPVPAAAN